One region of Syngnathus scovelli strain Florida chromosome 15, RoL_Ssco_1.2, whole genome shotgun sequence genomic DNA includes:
- the LOC125982396 gene encoding enkurin-like: MAGEFYPLESIHNFIEKTVIIEKPERYVSKFRPTVLEERKPTNYMKTMGPNKLELPVPTNYLKKHSKEPKLPEIKQVKTHYVCSTKKPAVPTGSFLPPVSPTPTKKKTTTPKGPKQPPCVVDTNKGHKESHNVNSGLVPVYIRKKDYGEVPNYLMRRKAKYQKALEEYNMNLKKQEEHETMKYLSDVECQAIVEELKEKYNELNAEYQRLPFMIDTPSMKNRKVRLEVEMKQLEDDIKLLNRLDSICKNK; the protein is encoded by the exons ATGGCTGGAGAGTTCTACCCTCTTGAGTCCATTCATAATTTTATTGAGAAGACTGTTATCATCGAGAAGCCAGAAAG GTATGTGTCAAAGTTCCGGCCAACAGTTCTTGAGGAGAGGAAGCCAACAAATTATATGAAAACGATGGGCCCAAATAAATTGGAGTTGCCCGTCCCAACCAATTACCTGAAAAAGCATTCCAAAGAACCCAAACTACCAGAGA TCAAACAGGTCAAGACTCATTACGTCTGTTCAACGAAGAAACCAGCCGTCCCTACTGGTTCGTTTCTGCCACCCGTTAGTCCCACCCCTACAAAGAAGAAGACCACCACACCAAAAGGACCCAAACAGCCCCCATGCGTTGTTGACACAAACAAGGGACACAAGGAATCCCATAATGTAAACTCAGGGCTTGTCCCTGTGTACATAAGGAAAAAG GATTATGGAGAAGTACCAAACTACCTAATGCGGCGCAAAGCAAAGTATCAAAAGGCACTGGAAGAGTACAACATGAATCTGAAAAAGCAGGAGGAGCATGAAACCATGAAATACCTTTCTGACGTGGAATGTCAGGCCATCGTTGAG GAACTGAAGGAGAAATACAACGAGCTAAATGCCGAGTACCAGCGCCTCCCATTTATGATCGACACCCCGTCGATGAAGAATCGTAAGGTACGTCTCGAGGTGGAAATGAAGCAGCTGGAGGATGATATTAAACTCCTTAATCGGTTGGACTCCATCTGCAAAAACAAGTAG
- the ca4a gene encoding carbonic anhydrase 4a: protein MRPRASHFVAFTSADMQHLTFFILFLASPWSLSAGAGDWCYQSQFTCDHQCNGPEKWNHANGDCAGKSQSPINVVTRKTLKDERLIPFEFNNYQQIFRGNMKNNGHSVQVGVPHLSTISGGGLPSTYKAVQFHLHWGSNGGPGSEHTIDGEQYPMELHIVHMKHHYTDLSTALADPEGVAVLGFFYEMSNSANRKYEPIISALRSIKNSNANTSLPPTSLAQLIPPEHNLTSFYRYKGSLTTPGCTEAVVWTLFENPIPLSFDQLRAFSDLKFHDGKPMVGTFRPVQPLNGRQVYRSGGSVVSICSPLLVAALAMALGLSRLN, encoded by the exons ATGCGACCACGAGCGAGTCATTTCGTTGCCTTCACCTCCGCCGATATGCAGCATCTCACATTTTTCATCCTGTTCTTGGCATCCCCCTGGAGCCTCTCCGCTGGAGCTGGTG ATTGGTGTTATCAGTCCCAGTTCACCTGTGACCATCAATGCAATG gtCCAGAAAAGTGGAACCATGCAAACGGTGACTGCGCCGGAAAATCCCAGTCGCCCATCAACGTCGTCACCAGGAAGACCTTAAAAGACGAGCGGCTGATTCCGTTTGAGTTCAACAACTACCAGCAGATTTTCCGAGGCAACATGAAGAATAACGGACACTCGG TTCAAGTTGGAGTTCCTCACCTAAGCACCATCTCGGGTGGAGGATTGCCAAGTACTTATAAGGCGGTCCAGTTCCACCTGCACTGGGGCAGCAATGGCGGACCAGGCTCTGAACACACCATTGATGGAGAGCAATATCCCATGGAg CTGCACATTGTGCACATGAAGCATCACTACACGGATCTGTCGACAGCATTGGCTGATCCAGAAGGAGTCGCAGTCTTGGGTTTTTTCTATGAG ATGTCCAACAGTGCAAACCGAAAGTACGAGCCCATTATCAGTGCTCTGCGAAGCATCAAAAACTCAA acGCCAATACCTCTCTTCCACCTACCTCCTTGGCGCAACTCATTCCACCTGAGCACAACCTGACCTCCTTTTACCGCTATAAAGGATCTCTGACCACACCAGGCTGCACTGAGGCTGTAGTTTGGACTTTGTTTGAGAACCCCATCCCTCTGAGCTTTGACCAG CTGCGAGCTTTTTCTGACCTCAAGTTCCATGACGGGAAACCAATGGTGGGCACCTTCCGGCCAGTTCAGCCCCTCAATGGCCGGCAAGTGTACCGATCTGGAGGTTCGGTGGTTTCGATCTGCTCCCCTCTCCTTGTAGCCGCCTTGGCTATGGCCTTGGGATTGTCCCGGCTCAATTAG
- the LOC125982390 gene encoding enkurin-like isoform X2 yields MMSSLLRPLIGWYVSSSRQNNITTTVIELQHPANYLTKFSLQSKLPDNKLHVRNVYCTSATNKPMLSAGTFLLPTGLPAKKMFTAVPKSSKPPFCVVDNNMGHREVLNKLSGLVPVYIRKKDYGEVPKYLLRRRPKPPKSPQEKSVIEVAKPEEPDIEKLTEEDFREIIEYLKKRLQKLNKAYTHLPLVIDTPWLKSRKLRMEADLKQVETDIELIETLVSNKKST; encoded by the exons ATGATGTCATCACTTCTCCgtcctctgattggctg GTACGTGTCCAGCTCAAGGCAAAACAACATAACAACAACAGTAATCGAGCTGCAGCATCCGGCAAACTACCTGACCAAGTTCTCCCTCCAATCAAAGTTGCCTGATA ACAAACTACATGTCCGCAATGTTTATTGTACCAGTGCTACAAATAAGCCAATGTTGTCTGCGGGGACATTTCTGCTTCCTACTGGCCTCCCCGCAAAAAAGATGTTTACAGCCGTGCCAAAGTCATCCAAGCCGCCATTTTGTGTTGTTGACAACAACATGGGGCACAGGGAGGTCCTAAATAAACTCTCAGGACTTGTGCCAGTATACATAAGGAAAAAG GATTATGGAGAGGTACCCAAATATCTTCTACGCCGCAGACCAAAGCCCCCGAAGTCTCCTCAGGAAAAGAGCGTTATCGAGGTGGCGAAACCAGAGGAACCAGATATCGAAAAGCTTACAGAAGAGGACTTTCGTGAAATCATTGAG TACCTGAAAAAGAGACTTCAAAAGCTGAACAAGGCCTACACGCACCTTCCATTAGTCATAGACACGCCTTGGTTGAAGAGTCGTAAATTGCGAATGGAAGCTGATCTGAAACAGGTGGAGACTGACATTGAACTCATTGAAACTTTGGTGTCCAACAAGAAGAGCACATGA
- the gusb gene encoding beta-glucuronidase → MTSHPVKCPHGSLKMFTLGRSRWLWYLCLCAVLPGSFCLLATGMLFPRESSSREVKDLSGLWSFRADKSPNRNQGFEKAWYKSRLAETGPVIDMAVPASFNDITQDPKLRDFIGWVWYEREVLVPSRWVTDEGTRVVLRVGSAHYYSVVWVNGVKVTEHNGGHLPFEAEIGSVIRADPKSPCRITIAVNNTLTLETLPPGTIQYFNDPTKYPDGFFVQNTNFDFFNYAGIHRPVLLYTTPKVYIDDITVVTDFLDSTGFVKYKISIQNAVEAPIKVTLMDKNRHCVASSNKSSGVLKFTDVQLWWPYLMHDNPAYLYSLEVHLMAADERSTYGDIYTVPVGIRTVHVTSTQFLINNKPFYFHGVNKHEDSDIRGKGFDWSLIVKDFNLLKWLGANSFRTSHYPYAEEILQMCDRHGIVVIDECPGVGIKDIRSFGNTSLAHHLDVMDELVRRDKNHPSVVMWSVANEPAAEMPPAEVYFKTLITHTKTLDVTRPVTYITDSNYARDRGAPYVDVICVNSYFSWYHDPGHLDVIPIQLNTQFENWYGKYQKPIIQSEYGADTVPGLHSDPPMMFTEEYQNVVLQSYHNVFDQKRKKYVVGELIWNFADFMTTQGVTRVVGNKKGVFSRQRQPKAAAFILKERYWKLANETGKIPFWTKYPCGLV, encoded by the exons ATGACGTCACATCCTGTCAAGTGTCCCCATGGAAGTTTGAAGATGTTTACATTGGGAAGATCCAGATGGCTCTGGTACCTATGTCTCTGTGCGGTGTTGCCGGGCTCCTTCTGCCTGCTGGCCACGGGAATGCTCTTCCCCAGGGAGTCTTCATCTCGGGAGGTGAAGGACCTAAGCGGGCTGTGGAGCTTCAGAGCGGACAAGTCACCAAACAGGAATCAAGGCTTCGAGAAGGCTTGGTACAAAAGTCGCCTGGCTGAG ACTGGACCCGTGATTGATATGGCTGTTCCCGCCAGCTTCAACGACATTACTCAAGACCCCAAACTACGAGATTTCATTGGCTGGGTATGGTACGAGCGAGAAGTGCTGGTGCCGTCCCGCTGGGTCACAGATGAAGGGACCAGAGTAGTTCTTCGAGTTGGAAGTGCTCATTATTATTCCGTGGTG TGGGTCAACGGGGTGAAAGTGACCGAACACAACGGCGGCCATCTTCCTTTTGAGGCAGAAATAGGCAGCGTGATCCGAGCAGACCCGAAAAGTCCTTGCAGGATCACCATCGCGGTCAACAACACACTAACTCTGGAGACTCTCCCTCCTGGGACCATCCAGTACTTCAATGACCCCACCAA GTATCCTGATGGTTTTTTTGTGCAAAACACCAACTTTGATTTCTTCAACTATGCTGGGATTCACCGTCCTGTATTGCTGTACACTACCCCTAAAGTTTATATCGATGACATCACAGTGGTGACGGACTTCTTGGATAGcacag GTTTTGTCAAGTACAAGATATCAATCCAAAATGCTGTTGAAGCCCCCATAAAAGTCACTTTAATGGACAAAAACAGGCACTGTGTGGCTTCCTCCAACAAGTCATCTGGAGTGCTCAAATTCACTGATGTCCAACTCTGGTGGCCATATTTGATGCATGACAATCCAGCTTATCTTTACTCTTTGGAG GTTCACTTGATGGCAGCAGATGAACGATCAACATATGGAGATATCTACACTGTACCAGTTGGTATCCGCACTGTTCATGTCACGAGCACCCAGTTCCTCATCAACAACAAGCCCTTCTATTTCCACGGGGTTAATAAACATGAGGACTCTGAT ATTCGAGGTAAAGGTTTCGACTGGTCCCTGATTGTCAAAGACTTCAATTTATTAAAATGGTTGGGAGCCAACTCATTCCGCACCAGCCATTACCCCTACGCCGAGGAGATCCTGCAGATGTGCGATCGCCACGGCATCGTGGTCATAGACGAATGCCCGGGGGTTGGCATCAAAGACAT TCGGAGTTTTGGCAACACCTCCCTGGCCCATCATCTGGATGTAATGGATGAGCTTGTGCGGCGGGACAAGAACCATCCTTCTGTGGTCATGTGGTCAGTAGCCAATGAGCCAGCAGCAGAGATGCCTCCTGCTGAAGTGTATTTCAA GACTTTGATAACCCATACTAAAACTTTGGACGTGACCCGGCCTGTAACTTATATCACTGATAGTAACTATGCCAGAGACAGAGGA GCACCCTATGTGGACGTAATCTGCGTGAACAGTTACTTCTCCTGGTACCACGATCCAGGCCACTTAGATGTCATCCCAATCCAACTCAACACCCAATTTGAGAACTGGTACGGAAAGTACCAGAAGCCCATCATCCAAAGTGAATATGGAGCAGACACAGTGCCAGGACTTCACAGC GACCCGCCCATGATGTTTACTGAGGAGTACCAGAATGTGGTCCTGCAAAGCTACCACAACGTGTTCGACCAGAAGAGGAAGAAGTATGTCGTCGGGGAACTCATCTGGAATTTTGCCGACTTTATGACTACACAAG gAGTCACACGTGTGGTGGGCAACAAGAAAGGTGTCTTCAGCAGGCAAAGACAACCCAAAGCTGCAGCGTTCATCCTGAAGGAAAGGTACTGGAAACTGGCAAATGAAACGGGGAAGATACCTTTTTGGACCAAATATCCTTGCGGACTCGTGTGA
- the LOC125982390 gene encoding enkurin-like isoform X1 — MACGRFFFFAGYVTVFGSEPTSLPEGLVIGVILLSSLGEIYPQDTVLNFNQSYVIMDKPKRYVSSSRQNNITTTVIELQHPANYLTKFSLQSKLPDNKLHVRNVYCTSATNKPMLSAGTFLLPTGLPAKKMFTAVPKSSKPPFCVVDNNMGHREVLNKLSGLVPVYIRKKDYGEVPKYLLRRRPKPPKSPQEKSVIEVAKPEEPDIEKLTEEDFREIIEYLKKRLQKLNKAYTHLPLVIDTPWLKSRKLRMEADLKQVETDIELIETLVSNKKST; from the exons ATGGCATgcggacgtttttttttttttgcaggctacGTTACGGTATTTGGATCGGAACCAACGAGCTTGCCTGAGGGCTTGGTTATAGGAGTTATTTTGTTGAGCTCTTTGGGGGAAATCTATCCACAGGACACAGTTCTTAATTTTAATCAAAGTTATGTGATCATGGATAAGCCAAAGAG GTACGTGTCCAGCTCAAGGCAAAACAACATAACAACAACAGTAATCGAGCTGCAGCATCCGGCAAACTACCTGACCAAGTTCTCCCTCCAATCAAAGTTGCCTGATA ACAAACTACATGTCCGCAATGTTTATTGTACCAGTGCTACAAATAAGCCAATGTTGTCTGCGGGGACATTTCTGCTTCCTACTGGCCTCCCCGCAAAAAAGATGTTTACAGCCGTGCCAAAGTCATCCAAGCCGCCATTTTGTGTTGTTGACAACAACATGGGGCACAGGGAGGTCCTAAATAAACTCTCAGGACTTGTGCCAGTATACATAAGGAAAAAG GATTATGGAGAGGTACCCAAATATCTTCTACGCCGCAGACCAAAGCCCCCGAAGTCTCCTCAGGAAAAGAGCGTTATCGAGGTGGCGAAACCAGAGGAACCAGATATCGAAAAGCTTACAGAAGAGGACTTTCGTGAAATCATTGAG TACCTGAAAAAGAGACTTCAAAAGCTGAACAAGGCCTACACGCACCTTCCATTAGTCATAGACACGCCTTGGTTGAAGAGTCGTAAATTGCGAATGGAAGCTGATCTGAAACAGGTGGAGACTGACATTGAACTCATTGAAACTTTGGTGTCCAACAAGAAGAGCACATGA